GGACGGCAGCCAGAAAGCCACCGTGGTGTCGCTGGCGTTGATCAGCGACGTCGACACGCTGGCCAAGCGGGGGTTCGTCGCCGCCGACTGGCAACGGCGTCTGCCGAACGATTCGGTGCCGTACACCTCGACCATCGTCTTCGTCGTCCGCAAGGGCAATCCCAAAGCCATCCACGACTGGCCCGACCTGATCAAAAATGACGTGTCCGTGGTGACACCCAATCCGCGCAGCTCGGGTAACGGCCAATTGAGCATCCTCGCGGCGTGGGGGTCGGTGACCACTCGAGGTGGCGGCCGGGCCCAAGCGGCCGACTACGTGCGGGCGCTATTGCGGCACGTGGCCGTCTCCGACGCCGGGGCCCGCGGCGCGGGCGACAGCTTCGCGCTGGCGAAGATCGGCGATGTGCAGCTGAGTTGGGAGAACGAGGCCCTGCGCGAGGTCGCCGCCAATAAGGACGAACTCGAGCTGGTCTACCCGCCGGTCAGCATCCTCGCCCAGCCCGCCGTGGCCTGGGTCGACGCAAACGTCGCCGATCCCAAGACCGCAACCTACGCCAAGGCATACCTCGACTACCTGTTCACCGACGCGGCGCAAGAGCAGGTCGCGCAATACGGCTACCGGCCGTTCAAAGCGGACATCCTTGCCAGACACGCCGATCGGCTGCCCCCGCTCACGCTGTTCCCGATCAGCGCCATCGCCAAGGACTGGAGCGACGCGCGCGAGCAGTTCTTCGGCACCAACGGAATCCTCGACACGATCTCAGCGCCACCCGCCGCGGCGTCGACAACATAGCGGAAAGGCTGAACACGACGTGGCCCGCGCTCTCAATTACGACCTGGTGAAGGGCCGGCACGATCTCGTCGCCGGCCTCACCGTCGCCGCCATCTCGTTCCCGCAGGCGATGGCGTACGCGCTGATCGCCGGAGTGGACCCCAGGTTTGGTGTGTATTCGGCGATCGTGGTGACGGCGGTCGCCTCGATCTTCGGGTCGTCCTCGCATCTGATCAACGGGCCGACCAGCGCGATATCGCTGCTGGTCTTCACGGCCCTCGCCTTCCTCGATCCGGAGAACAGCACCGAACTCTTCCAGGGGCTGTTCCTGCTGGCCGTCCTGGTTGGCGCGATTCAGATCGTGATCAGCCTGTTCAAGCTGGGCAACCTGACCCGCTACATATCCGAATCGGTCATCATCGGTTTCATGGCGGCCGCGGCGTTTCTGCTCGCCGTGGGACAGGTGGGAAACGCGCTGGGTGTGCGCGACAAGGGCAACGGTCACATGCAGGTCCTGCGCCGGGTGTGGCTCACCTTGACCCACGGGGACCCGGTCAACTACCGGGCCCTGACGCTCAGCGGCGCCGCGGTAATTCTGGCACTTGTCCTGCGCAAGCTGGTGCAACGCTACCGATGGCCGCAGATCGACATGCTTGCCGTGCTGATCATCACCGCCCTGATCGCCTATCTCGCGGGGTGGTCGATTCCGGGAGCGAACGGCCATACCGCGGTGTCGGTGGCCGCCAAGATCCCGCGCAGCTTGCCCACCCCGCATGTCCCCGAGCTACACACCGGCTGGCTGCCTCAGCTGTCGACGGGCGCGCTGGCCATCGCCTTCGTCGGCATCATCGAAGCGCTGTCGATTGCCAAAGCCATTGCCTACCAGACCCAACAGAAGATCGACTACAACCGGCAGATCATGGCGGAAGGCCTAGCCAATCTCGCCGGCGGCTTCTTCCAGAGCCTGCCAGGCTCGGGCTCGCTGTCGCGATCGGCGATCGACTTCCAGTCCGGTGCCCGCACCCGTTTCTCCGGGATCGTCTCGGCCGCAACGGTTGCCACGGCGCTGCTGTTGTTCGCGCCTTTACTGCGGTATGTTCCGCAGCCGGCGCTGGCCGGGCTGCTGCTCGTGACGGCCGCGCGGCTGGTCGATTTCAAGCGTCTGATCTACACGCTCAAGGCATCCCGCTATGACGCGGGCTTGGTGATCGTTACCGCATTCACCGGCGTGGCAATCGATCTCGACAAATCGGTGCTGCTCGGCGTGCTCCTGTCGATCCTGTTGTTCGTGCCGCGGGCGGCGAAGCTGAAAGCCAAGGAACTCATTGTCACGCCCGAACGCGTCGTCCGCGAACGCATTCCGGCCGACCCAACGGATCCCTCGATCATCATCTACGATCTGGAAGGGGAGCTATTCTTCGGAGCCGCACCGGAATTAGACCGCTACCTCTTGGAGATCAGCCAACGGATCGTGGATGACGACATTAAGTTCGTGGTGTTGCGACTCAAGCGGGTGCGCCACCCGGACGTCGTCTGCATCGAGCGCATCGAGCACTTCCTCCGCGAACAGGCCGCGCGCGGCGTCACCGTCCTGCTCGCCGGGGTGCGCCCCGATTCGCTTGCCGTTCTGAAAAACGTCGGATTCCAAAAGTGGTTCCCCACGGAGCAGGTGTTCCCCGAAGAAGACGAGGAATACTCGGCGACGCTCAAAGCGGTGCGTTACGCCCACAACAAACTCGCCGAGCTGAAGCTGAACGAGCCGTTCACGGCGACACCCGAGCTCGCCGCGCACGCGGACCTTTACTACCTCGTTTGATCCCGCACCTAACCGGGGCCACCGGCCTTCATGGCCGCAATGACGCCGCCGTCGACGAGCAGGTCGGTGCCGGTAATGAACGACGCATCGGGGCCGAGTAAAAACGCGGTGGCCGAGGCGATGTCGTCGGGAGTGCCGATGCGACCAGTCGCAGAGGCGGCGATCATCGCGCGCATGCCGTCACCGACGGGGGAGGCAAGCTCCTGCTGCCCCATCGGCGTAGAGATGATGCCGGGACTGATCGAGTTGACGCGGGCACCCCGCCGGCCCCAGTGCGCGCTGGCGGCCCGGACTCGAATGTGGTTGGCCTGTTTAGCGATTCCGTAGGCGACACCGGGTTCGGTGATCTTCTGAGGGCTGGCGAAATCCAGCCCGAGCAGTTCACGAGCCGGCGTGTGCGCCAACGCACGTTCTTGTTCGGCGGTCGGCGGCGGAAACATGTGCCCGGCCATGCTGGCGATCACGACGCCCGCGCCGCCCGCCGCGATGACTTCGCCGAATTCCTCGAGCACCAGCGCGGTGCCCAAAAGATCCACGGCCAGAATCGCTGCCGCCGAGGCCTGCGATGGGGACAGGCCCGCGGTGTGTGCCACCTGCGTGACGGCGCCGAGTGAGGCCGCGTGTTCGGCAAGCGCGCGAACCGATTCCGGTGAGGAGACGTCGACCCCGCGGCTATCGACCCGATGGCCGTCTGCGGCCAGCGCATCGGCTACCGACGCCAGCGCCGCCTCGTTGTTGTCGGCCAACAGCACCGTTTTGCCGGCCCCCAGGCGTCGGGCGATCGCGTTGCCCATACCGCCCACGCCAAGCACGGTCAACACCTCGCGAGCCATGGGCGCTCCAAGTCGGAATCGGTTCGAGTCAACTCGCGATGTTATACGCGCCTTCCGGCGGCTACATCGCCAGTTCGGGACCGTCTTCCGCATGGGGATGACCGCTGTGACGGATGGCCCTGCCCACAAAGGGCGCCTGGACGGTGGCGGCCAGGTGGCGGCGGTTGACGATCAGCGCGGCGACGGCCACCACGGCGTAAGTGCCGCAGAGCAGCAGCCGCCCCTGCGTCGAGACGATCGGGAACTGGACGACGAACAACCCCAGCAGCGCCCAGGCCGCGGCTCTGCGGAAACGCAGCCCCAGGATGAGCGCAACCCCCATCAGGGTTTGCGCAGCCGTGAGCAACACTTCCTCGACCTGGCGGGAGTCGAGCGCCAAGGACAATCCGCCACCGCCGAGCACGTGGGCCACCGGCAACGACCCGATCAGCAGCGTCCACTGGTTGACCTTGGAGGAGATCAGCGTGGCGATCGCGGCCGTGCCCTTGCCGCGGGAGGCGAAGATGATCGCGATGATGAACTCCGGGGCCTCGGAGGCTAGCGGCGCAAGCCACTGAACCAGCAGGAACCGGTCGATGCCCAACTCGGTACCCGCGGCGACCAGATTGTCGGCGAACGGCTTGGCGCACAGCAGGATGACCGCGCCCGAGGCGGCGAAGAGGCCCACGACGGCGATGCGCCGGCTGCGATCGGACAGCTCACCGAGGGCGGCGGCGGTACCGATGAGGTCGGGCTCCTCCACATCGCCGTGACCGATCTTGTAGAGGTAAAAACCGAACCAGGCCAGCAGCGTCAACCCCAGCGCCAGGTGGATCTCGCCGGTCGCCGGAATGACGAACGCGACCACGCCGGCGATCAGCAGAAACCCGAGTTCGACGCGATTGGCGGGCTCCAACGCCAAACCGGCGGCTCGGCCGCGGCCGGCCTTGCGCGCCACGACGATGCTGACCAACACCACGACAGGCCAACCCAGCCCCATCAGCAGCCGGTTGGACCCGGTCATGTTGGCGGCGGCGTACTGGGTGTAGTCCGGATTGTGGCCGGACACGTAGGCGTAGTAGAGGTCAACGGCGTATTCGGGCAGGACCGCGACCAGGGCGAGCACCGCGATCGCCAGTCCGCCGGAGACATCGATCTGCGCGGCCTCGGCGGCCCATGCCAGCAGAAAGCTGGCCGCCACCACCGCGGCCCCGAAGACGAGCAGGGCAGCGACCGGGTCCAGATGCACGCCGACAATCCGCACCACCAACGCCGGGGCGATGAATGTGGCGGTGAGCAGCGCGGAACGGGTCAGGATGCGCCACCGCGGGCGTGACGTTGCCGAGACTGCGGCAACGGGCCTGTCTATGGCCAGCATCGTCATCCTTCAACTCGTCGAGGGGTGCCGATCATTGGTGACTACTGCGGCTCGCGTGCCGTGGCGAACTGCCTCCCCAAGCTACCCGCCAAACCCCTGGCCAGCAACATTGTGGGTGGGCAAAGCGGCAGCGTGCCTGGCCCTGTTTTTACTGGCCGCGTGGGCGATCCCGAAAGTTCGACCATGCTGATCCTAAATTTTGGCAAACCTTGCCGACCTTTTCTCGCGTCGTGGTGGCGTTTTGGAGCGGCCTCGCGGCGATGTGACGGCGGCCGGCCGGACCGCGCACCCCGGCCAATCCGCCCGGACTGGGGTCCATGCGTTAGCTCGATTAATTTTCGGCGGAGTGCCCTCCGCCGGACAACGTGGAACATCAACATCCACTACGACGCACTGCTGGATTCCGAGGTTCCGCTCGGGGCCCGGCGAGTTGTCATGACCGCCGACCTGCCCCACATCGAGGCCACTCGTGCGGCACTGGAACGGCTCGCGGCCTTGATCAAGGCCGGCGGAACATTGGCCGTCGTCACCTTTGTCAAACCCTCCCCCGAAACATCTTGTGGCACTTGGCAAGCTGGGTGTCGTGTGGCGTAGCGAATCGCACCAGCATGCGGTGGATCGCGCCGTTCGAATCGCGCTCTAAGCTCGGCACATGGAACTGCGGCAGCTGCGCTACTTCGTAGCCGTCGCCGAAGAGCTGCACTTTGGCCGCGCGGCCCAGCGAGTACACATCTCCGGGCCGGCCTTGTCGCAGCAGATCATCGCGCTCGAGCGTGAACTGGGCGCCGACCTGTTCGTGCGGGACCGGCGCAGCGTGCGGCTCAGCCAAGCCGGACGGTCGTTGCTACCGGACGCGCGCAGGATCCTGTCTCTTGCCGACGACGCCAAGCACCGGCTGCAGCGGGCGGCCGCACTGGACGCTCCGGTGCGCCTGGGCTACGTCAGCTGGCTGCCCGACGACATCCACGGCATCGTCGGGCCCGGCGTGGCGCTACGGATCGACGAATGGGTACTGCCGTCGCACGTCCAAGCCGACCGGGTCGCCGAGGGCACTCTCGATGTGGCGCTGGCATGGGTCACCGCCGACCACGTCAAACGGCATGGGCTCACGGCACACCTGCTGCGGGCCGAGCCGTTGCAAGCGGTGCTTCCCGGCGCGAGCTCACCAGAACACATTGCCGCACAACGGGTTAGGGTGCTCATCGACGCCGACGAATCGGCATGGTCGTCGTGGAATCGATTCGCCGAGGAGTTCGCCGCACACACCGGTGCGCGCATCGTCAGGATCGAGGACGGCGGCATCATCGGGGATGCGTTCTACGTACACGTGCGCAAGATCGGCACGGCCGTGCTCGCCTCACCGAAGCGTCATACCGCGGTAATCCCACCCAGTCTGGGTCAGCGTCCCGTCGCCGACCCGGTTCCCCTGTGGACCTGGTCGCTGTTGCACCGCCAAGACGACGACCGGGCCGGCGTGCGCGGTGTCGTGGACTCACTGCTGGCGGTTGCGCGCAGCCGAGGTTGGCTCATCCCTCCCACGGACCGGTGGTGGACTCCAGCCGACGACCCGCACCGCGCCGCCCTGGATTCGGGCACCGACCTGCGGTAGGAACCCCGACCGAACAGTGGTAAGGGGCCGATCCTGGACGGCGGGTCGTTGCTGCGCTTCAGTGGGAGGTATCGACGGAAGGACGAAAAGCCATGGCGGACAACTACGTTGTGGACGACCTTGCCGGTTTCGTCGTCGGCGCCGAACCTGCGGACCTGAGCGGGCGGCCCCGGGCATTGATGAAACGCAACGTGCTCGACAGCGTCGCCTGCGCCGTCGGTTCCCTCGACGGCGAACTCGTGGCGACGATTCGCGAACACACCGACCAGTTCAGCGGCGTCTCCACGGCGACGCTCGTCGGCGGCGGGCGGGCATCGGTGGATCAGGCCGCGTTTTTCAACGCGGTGCTGGTGCGCTACCCCGATCTGCTCGACACCTATCTGACGGCGGGAGGGCTGTGCCATCCCGCCGACAACTTAGGTGCGGTCCTGGCCGTCGCCGAGCACGTCGACGCCAGCGGAGCGGATTTCCTGTTGGCCCTCGCAGTGGCCTACGAGATCCAATGCCGGTTCAGCGCCCAGGTTCCGGTCATGGCGCGCGGGCTCAATCACGCGCTGCAACTGGCGATGTCGGTGGCGGCAGGATCGGCGAAGCTGCTTGGGCTAGACGCCGAGCGCACCGCCAACGCCATCGCGGCCGCCGCGGCCGACAACGTGTCCCTTGCCGCCGTGCACGCCGAACCGGTGTCGAACTGGAAGGGCATTTCGCCGGCCGTCACCGGTATGCGAGCGGTATACACGACGATGTTGGCCGGCCGCGGAGTCACCGGCCCCAAGGCATTGTTCGAAGGCCCGCACGGCTTGGTGCAGCTCTTCGATCAGCCGATCGACTTCC
The nucleotide sequence above comes from Mycobacterium malmoense. Encoded proteins:
- a CDS encoding SulP family inorganic anion transporter, yielding MARALNYDLVKGRHDLVAGLTVAAISFPQAMAYALIAGVDPRFGVYSAIVVTAVASIFGSSSHLINGPTSAISLLVFTALAFLDPENSTELFQGLFLLAVLVGAIQIVISLFKLGNLTRYISESVIIGFMAAAAFLLAVGQVGNALGVRDKGNGHMQVLRRVWLTLTHGDPVNYRALTLSGAAVILALVLRKLVQRYRWPQIDMLAVLIITALIAYLAGWSIPGANGHTAVSVAAKIPRSLPTPHVPELHTGWLPQLSTGALAIAFVGIIEALSIAKAIAYQTQQKIDYNRQIMAEGLANLAGGFFQSLPGSGSLSRSAIDFQSGARTRFSGIVSAATVATALLLFAPLLRYVPQPALAGLLLVTAARLVDFKRLIYTLKASRYDAGLVIVTAFTGVAIDLDKSVLLGVLLSILLFVPRAAKLKAKELIVTPERVVRERIPADPTDPSIIIYDLEGELFFGAAPELDRYLLEISQRIVDDDIKFVVLRLKRVRHPDVVCIERIEHFLREQAARGVTVLLAGVRPDSLAVLKNVGFQKWFPTEQVFPEEDEEYSATLKAVRYAHNKLAELKLNEPFTATPELAAHADLYYLV
- a CDS encoding sodium:proton exchanger, yielding MLAIDRPVAAVSATSRPRWRILTRSALLTATFIAPALVVRIVGVHLDPVAALLVFGAAVVAASFLLAWAAEAAQIDVSGGLAIAVLALVAVLPEYAVDLYYAYVSGHNPDYTQYAAANMTGSNRLLMGLGWPVVVLVSIVVARKAGRGRAAGLALEPANRVELGFLLIAGVVAFVIPATGEIHLALGLTLLAWFGFYLYKIGHGDVEEPDLIGTAAALGELSDRSRRIAVVGLFAASGAVILLCAKPFADNLVAAGTELGIDRFLLVQWLAPLASEAPEFIIAIIFASRGKGTAAIATLISSKVNQWTLLIGSLPVAHVLGGGGLSLALDSRQVEEVLLTAAQTLMGVALILGLRFRRAAAWALLGLFVVQFPIVSTQGRLLLCGTYAVVAVAALIVNRRHLAATVQAPFVGRAIRHSGHPHAEDGPELAM
- a CDS encoding LysR family transcriptional regulator, which translates into the protein MELRQLRYFVAVAEELHFGRAAQRVHISGPALSQQIIALERELGADLFVRDRRSVRLSQAGRSLLPDARRILSLADDAKHRLQRAAALDAPVRLGYVSWLPDDIHGIVGPGVALRIDEWVLPSHVQADRVAEGTLDVALAWVTADHVKRHGLTAHLLRAEPLQAVLPGASSPEHIAAQRVRVLIDADESAWSSWNRFAEEFAAHTGARIVRIEDGGIIGDAFYVHVRKIGTAVLASPKRHTAVIPPSLGQRPVADPVPLWTWSLLHRQDDDRAGVRGVVDSLLAVARSRGWLIPPTDRWWTPADDPHRAALDSGTDLR
- a CDS encoding MmgE/PrpD family protein, with protein sequence MDDLAGFVVGAEPADLSGRPRALMKRNVLDSVACAVGSLDGELVATIREHTDQFSGVSTATLVGGGRASVDQAAFFNAVLVRYPDLLDTYLTAGGLCHPADNLGAVLAVAEHVDASGADFLLALAVAYEIQCRFSAQVPVMARGLNHALQLAMSVAAGSAKLLGLDAERTANAIAAAAADNVSLAAVHAEPVSNWKGISPAVTGMRAVYTTMLAGRGVTGPKALFEGPHGLVQLFDQPIDFHTADRGLTCVEQTYLKQYCSLIHGQNVIDAVLAIRDENDLRGDDVARVTLEVFQGAYDFAGGGAYGDKDHPRTKEQADYNLKFLSAVALLDGGVGPEQLETERILRGDVQDLLARVDVKPAADLTADYPQRTATRVHVVTRDGREFMREQSDYEGSPTRPMSWERVVDKFHWLAEPFCDEALRADIITAVDRLDEIPVAELAGLLGAVSPVARRPRGKARF
- a CDS encoding SDR family oxidoreductase; the encoded protein is MAREVLTVLGVGGMGNAIARRLGAGKTVLLADNNEAALASVADALAADGHRVDSRGVDVSSPESVRALAEHAASLGAVTQVAHTAGLSPSQASAAAILAVDLLGTALVLEEFGEVIAAGGAGVVIASMAGHMFPPPTAEQERALAHTPARELLGLDFASPQKITEPGVAYGIAKQANHIRVRAASAHWGRRGARVNSISPGIISTPMGQQELASPVGDGMRAMIAASATGRIGTPDDIASATAFLLGPDASFITGTDLLVDGGVIAAMKAGGPG
- a CDS encoding sulfate ABC transporter substrate-binding protein; this encodes MVETPPSTKRPRARWRIPWLNILGVVAIVFAATAIVTKNVPGLSAHGANRILNVSYDPTRELYAAIDKAFIPQYRSHTGITLDIKESHGGSGRQLRSVLDGSQKATVVSLALISDVDTLAKRGFVAADWQRRLPNDSVPYTSTIVFVVRKGNPKAIHDWPDLIKNDVSVVTPNPRSSGNGQLSILAAWGSVTTRGGGRAQAADYVRALLRHVAVSDAGARGAGDSFALAKIGDVQLSWENEALREVAANKDELELVYPPVSILAQPAVAWVDANVADPKTATYAKAYLDYLFTDAAQEQVAQYGYRPFKADILARHADRLPPLTLFPISAIAKDWSDAREQFFGTNGILDTISAPPAAASTT